One Candidatus Campbellbacteria bacterium genomic window carries:
- the fusA gene encoding elongation factor G: protein MNRDYPLEKVRNFGIVAHIDAGKTTVSERVLFYTGVSHKIGEVHEGDTVMDWMDQERERGITITAAATTCFWTPSYDTTNTALKHRFNLIDTPGHIDFTIEVKRSLRVLDGAVVVFDGVSGVEPQSETNWRYAEEGKVPRMCFINKLDRIGASFERSYASILDRLTKDAVRMQIPIGEEEKHEGVIDLLTMRAFYFEGDKGSVLRQDDIPENLKADAEKYRHELIEKIVSEDEALMHLYLEGKEIPLAELKAVLRKAVIANLIIPVFTGSALKNKGVQLVLDAVIDYLPSPLDIPPAKGIDPNTNEEIVRHASDEEPFAALAFKVQSDPFIGQLTFFRVYSGSLEAGSYVYNATKETKERVGRIVRLHANDREEVKKVFAGEIAAAVGLKDTKTSDTLCDEEHPIILERIKIPEPVISLRIEPKTKADQEKLGMALKRLSDEDPTFRVTSDPETLETIIAGMGELHLEVLVERMRREFSVDANVGKPQVAYRETILGEADVENKYVKQTGGKGQYGHVKIKVKPMDTSIKDEDLPKNTKRDEGFEFINSIKGGVIPQEFIPAVQKGLREAMDRGIVAGYRMVNVSVELYDGSYHDVDSSEIAFKIAASQALQEAARKSRPVLLEPIMKIEVVIPEQFMGDITGNLSSKRGQIEGMEDRGQLKVVRAFVPLSEMFGYSTALRSMTEGRGNSTMEFDHYEVVPDSVAKAIIEQRAK, encoded by the coding sequence ATGAATAGAGATTACCCACTTGAGAAAGTAAGAAATTTTGGAATTGTGGCGCACATTGACGCAGGAAAAACAACCGTGTCTGAGCGCGTGCTTTTTTATACAGGAGTGTCTCACAAAATTGGTGAAGTGCATGAAGGAGATACCGTCATGGATTGGATGGACCAAGAGCGTGAACGTGGTATTACGATTACCGCCGCGGCAACGACGTGTTTTTGGACACCGTCGTATGACACGACGAACACGGCACTCAAGCACCGATTCAATCTTATTGATACCCCAGGACACATTGACTTTACGATTGAAGTGAAGCGCTCTCTCCGTGTGTTGGATGGTGCCGTTGTGGTATTTGACGGTGTGTCAGGAGTTGAACCACAGTCAGAAACAAACTGGCGTTATGCAGAAGAAGGAAAGGTGCCACGTATGTGTTTCATCAACAAGTTGGACCGCATTGGTGCATCATTTGAACGCTCATACGCCTCTATTCTTGACCGCCTCACCAAGGACGCAGTTCGCATGCAAATTCCAATTGGTGAGGAAGAAAAACATGAAGGTGTGATTGATTTGCTCACGATGCGCGCATTTTATTTTGAAGGAGATAAAGGTAGTGTTCTCCGACAAGATGACATTCCTGAAAACTTAAAAGCAGACGCAGAAAAATATCGTCACGAACTTATTGAAAAAATTGTCTCCGAGGATGAAGCACTCATGCATCTGTACTTGGAAGGAAAAGAAATTCCACTTGCCGAACTAAAAGCGGTGCTTCGCAAGGCGGTTATTGCAAACCTCATCATTCCGGTGTTCACTGGTTCTGCGCTCAAAAACAAAGGTGTTCAATTAGTACTTGATGCGGTTATTGATTACCTCCCATCACCGCTTGATATTCCTCCCGCAAAAGGAATTGACCCAAATACAAATGAAGAAATTGTTCGTCATGCGTCCGATGAAGAACCCTTCGCAGCTCTCGCATTTAAGGTGCAATCAGATCCATTCATTGGTCAGCTTACATTCTTCCGCGTGTACTCAGGTTCCCTTGAAGCCGGTTCGTATGTGTATAACGCTACAAAAGAAACAAAAGAGCGCGTTGGGCGTATTGTGCGTTTGCATGCAAACGATCGAGAAGAAGTGAAGAAAGTGTTTGCTGGAGAAATCGCAGCAGCGGTTGGACTTAAGGACACAAAAACATCCGATACGCTCTGTGATGAAGAGCACCCAATTATTCTTGAACGAATTAAAATTCCCGAACCAGTTATCTCTCTCCGTATTGAACCAAAAACAAAGGCAGACCAAGAAAAACTCGGCATGGCACTCAAACGTCTTTCGGATGAAGACCCAACCTTCCGCGTAACATCAGATCCAGAAACACTCGAAACCATCATTGCGGGCATGGGCGAATTGCACCTTGAAGTGCTTGTTGAACGCATGCGTCGTGAATTTTCAGTTGATGCGAACGTTGGTAAGCCACAGGTGGCCTATCGTGAAACGATTCTCGGGGAAGCAGATGTTGAAAATAAATATGTTAAACAAACTGGTGGAAAAGGTCAGTATGGTCACGTGAAGATTAAAGTGAAGCCGATGGACACATCTATAAAAGATGAAGATTTGCCAAAGAACACAAAGCGAGATGAGGGATTTGAATTCATCAACAGCATCAAAGGAGGTGTTATTCCACAAGAATTTATTCCAGCAGTTCAGAAAGGACTTCGCGAAGCGATGGACCGAGGTATTGTGGCTGGTTATCGCATGGTGAACGTGTCCGTTGAACTCTATGATGGTTCGTACCACGATGTGGACTCATCTGAAATTGCGTTCAAGATTGCTGCATCACAGGCGTTACAAGAAGCTGCACGAAAATCACGCCCCGTGCTTCTTGAACCAATTATGAAAATTGAAGTGGTTATTCCAGAGCAATTCATGGGGGACATCACCGGAAACCTTTCATCAAAGCGTGGACAAATTGAAGGGATGGAAGACCGCGGTCAGCTCAAAGTGGTTCGTGCGTTTGTTCCACTCTCTGAAATGTTTGGATACAGTACAGCGCTTCGTTCTATGACGGAAGGACGTGGAAACTCAACAATGGAATTTGACCACTACGAAGTGGTTCCTGACAGCGTCGCAAAAGCAATTATTGAACAGCGAGCAAAGTGA
- the rpsG gene encoding 30S ribosomal protein S7 — translation MRRKLKEREKHPMLPDRVYHSVTVSKLIAHVIKDGKKSVAQKLVYDAFDILKTKNNIEDPSAFLEQTIQSVAPTMEVRSRRVGGANYQVPHPVRPARQLALALRWILEGARAKKGADFATRLAGELLAASKGEGGAMAKRDNVHKMAEANKAFAHFALARPKKRT, via the coding sequence ATGCGTCGCAAACTAAAAGAACGAGAAAAACACCCAATGCTTCCAGACCGAGTGTACCACTCAGTTACGGTCAGTAAGCTTATTGCGCACGTGATTAAAGATGGAAAGAAGAGTGTTGCTCAAAAGCTTGTGTATGATGCATTTGATATTTTGAAGACAAAGAACAACATTGAAGATCCTTCGGCATTTTTGGAACAAACAATTCAAAGTGTTGCGCCAACAATGGAAGTTCGCTCACGACGTGTGGGAGGTGCAAACTACCAGGTTCCTCATCCGGTTCGTCCCGCACGACAATTGGCCCTCGCACTTCGCTGGATTCTTGAAGGCGCTCGTGCAAAGAAAGGTGCAGATTTTGCAACACGACTCGCAGGAGAATTGCTTGCCGCAAGTAAAGGGGAGGGAGGTGCCATGGCAAAGCGTGACAACGTTCACAAAATGGCAGAAGCCAACAAAGCATTTGCTCACTTCGCACTTGCGAGACCGAAAAAAAGAACGTAG